The Agromyces marinus genome window below encodes:
- a CDS encoding GAP family protein yields MNSVLGEVLPLAIGIAISPIPIIAAILMLLSPRARVTSVGFLLGWVLGILVAVTLFTLLSSALPEDDGSASPVAGAVKLVLGAGLLFLALREWRARPGRGEEPPMPGWMAGIDSMTAVKAGGLGFLLAAVNPKNLLLGASAGVSIGGAAIGVGPSAIVIAVFTLIAAISVAVPVIAYLVASERMGPPLERLREWLVHNNAAVMAVLLLVIGVQLIGKGIGDF; encoded by the coding sequence GTGAACAGCGTCCTCGGCGAAGTCCTGCCGCTCGCGATCGGCATCGCGATCAGCCCGATCCCGATCATCGCAGCGATCCTCATGCTGCTCTCACCGCGAGCCCGGGTGACGAGCGTCGGCTTCCTGCTCGGCTGGGTGCTCGGCATCCTCGTCGCGGTGACCCTGTTCACGTTGCTCTCCTCGGCGCTGCCGGAGGACGACGGCAGCGCGTCGCCCGTCGCCGGTGCGGTCAAGCTCGTCCTCGGTGCCGGGCTGCTGTTCCTCGCGCTGCGCGAGTGGCGTGCGCGACCGGGGCGGGGCGAGGAGCCTCCGATGCCGGGATGGATGGCCGGGATCGACTCAATGACGGCGGTCAAGGCCGGCGGGCTCGGGTTCCTGCTCGCGGCGGTGAATCCGAAGAACCTGCTGCTCGGTGCGAGCGCGGGCGTCTCGATCGGCGGGGCGGCCATCGGCGTCGGTCCGAGCGCGATCGTCATCGCCGTCTTCACCCTGATCGCGGCGATATCGGTCGCCGTCCCGGTGATCGCCTACCTCGTGGCCTCCGAGCGGATGGGTCCGCCGCTCGAACGGCTCCGGGAGTGGCTGGTGCACAACAATGCGGCGGTCATGGCGGTGCTGCTGCTCGTGATCGGCGTGCAGTTGATCGGCAAGGGCATCGGCGATTTCTGA
- a CDS encoding ATP-dependent Clp protease ATP-binding subunit, producing the protein MQGAPSSQEEQKSALEQYGVNLTEIARQGSLDPVIGRDAEIRRVSQVLTRRTKNNPVLIGEPGVGKTAVVEGLAQRIVAGDVADSLKDKQLVALDISALVAGAMYRGQFEERLKAVLKEINDAEGRIITFVDELHLLMGAGGGEGSVAASNMLKPMLARGELRLIGATTLDEYREYVEKDAALERRFQQVFVGEPSVEDTIAILRGLKGRYEAHHGVTITDAALVAAAALSNRYITARQLPDKAIDLIDEAMSRLKMEIDSSPVEIDQLKRQVDRMRLEELALKKEKDEASKERLERLHETLIEKERELASLEERWSRERMSLNRVGELKKRLDEAVTERDRAMREADYARASKLEYETIAQLQRDLEAAEQAEQAPDEPRMVNEQVTEEDIAAVIAQWTGIPVGRLMQGETEKLLHLEQELGRRVIGQRRAVEAVADAVRRARAGVSDPDRPTGSFLFLGPTGVGKTELAKALASVLFDDEHAMVRIDMSEYGEKHSVARLVGAPPGYIGYEQGGQLTEAVRRRPYSVILFDEVEKAHPEVFDVLLQVLDDGRLTDGQGRTVDFRNVILVLTSNLGSQFLIDPTLSEEEKEQAVMAAVRQSFKPEFVNRLDDLVVFSALTHEELGEIVNLSIDRLTARLHERRLELGVTPDARTWLSERGYDPLFGARPLRRLIQAEVADRLARALLAGEIRDGDAVVVGLAGDGEHLTVTRAPAPGDAPEGGDHDVIDAEIVEE; encoded by the coding sequence ATGCAGGGCGCGCCGAGCTCGCAGGAGGAGCAGAAGTCGGCGCTCGAACAGTACGGCGTCAACCTCACTGAGATCGCCCGGCAGGGCAGCCTCGACCCAGTGATCGGCCGCGACGCCGAGATCCGCCGGGTCAGCCAGGTGCTCACCCGGCGCACGAAGAACAATCCCGTGCTCATCGGCGAGCCCGGCGTCGGCAAGACCGCCGTCGTCGAGGGGCTCGCGCAGCGCATCGTGGCCGGCGACGTCGCCGACTCGCTCAAGGACAAGCAGCTCGTCGCGCTCGACATCTCGGCGCTCGTCGCGGGCGCCATGTACCGAGGCCAGTTCGAGGAGCGACTCAAGGCCGTGCTCAAGGAGATCAACGACGCCGAGGGCCGCATCATCACCTTCGTCGACGAGCTTCACCTGCTCATGGGCGCGGGCGGCGGCGAGGGCTCGGTGGCGGCCTCCAACATGCTGAAGCCCATGCTCGCGCGCGGCGAACTGCGGCTCATCGGGGCGACGACGCTCGACGAGTACCGCGAGTACGTCGAGAAGGACGCCGCGCTCGAGCGCCGCTTCCAGCAGGTGTTCGTCGGCGAGCCGAGCGTCGAGGACACGATCGCGATCCTCCGCGGGCTCAAGGGCCGGTACGAGGCGCACCACGGCGTGACGATCACCGATGCCGCGCTCGTCGCGGCCGCCGCGCTCTCGAACCGCTACATCACCGCGCGGCAGCTTCCCGACAAGGCGATCGACCTCATCGACGAGGCGATGTCGCGCCTGAAGATGGAGATCGACTCGAGCCCGGTCGAGATCGACCAGCTCAAGCGCCAGGTCGATCGCATGAGGCTCGAGGAGCTCGCGCTGAAGAAGGAGAAGGACGAGGCCTCGAAGGAGCGCCTCGAGCGCCTGCACGAGACCCTCATCGAGAAGGAGCGCGAGCTCGCGTCGCTCGAGGAGCGCTGGTCGCGCGAGCGGATGTCGCTGAACCGCGTCGGCGAGCTGAAGAAGCGCCTCGACGAGGCCGTCACCGAGCGCGACCGCGCGATGCGCGAGGCCGACTACGCGCGCGCGTCGAAGCTCGAGTACGAGACGATCGCGCAGCTGCAGCGCGACCTCGAGGCCGCCGAGCAGGCCGAGCAGGCGCCCGACGAGCCGCGGATGGTCAACGAGCAGGTGACCGAGGAGGACATCGCCGCGGTCATCGCGCAGTGGACCGGCATCCCCGTCGGCCGGCTCATGCAGGGCGAGACCGAGAAGCTGCTGCACCTCGAGCAGGAGCTCGGGCGTCGCGTGATCGGCCAGCGGCGTGCGGTCGAGGCCGTCGCCGACGCGGTGCGTCGGGCACGCGCCGGCGTCTCCGACCCCGACCGGCCGACCGGATCGTTCCTGTTCCTCGGCCCGACCGGCGTCGGCAAGACCGAGCTCGCCAAGGCGCTCGCGTCGGTGCTCTTCGACGACGAGCACGCCATGGTGCGCATCGACATGTCGGAGTACGGCGAGAAGCACTCGGTGGCGCGTCTCGTCGGCGCGCCCCCCGGCTACATCGGCTACGAGCAGGGCGGGCAGCTCACCGAGGCCGTCCGCCGCCGCCCCTACTCGGTGATCCTGTTCGACGAGGTCGAGAAGGCGCACCCCGAGGTGTTCGACGTGCTCCTGCAGGTGCTCGACGACGGGCGGCTGACGGACGGCCAGGGCCGCACGGTCGACTTCCGGAACGTGATCCTCGTGCTCACCTCGAACCTGGGCTCGCAGTTCCTCATCGACCCGACGCTCTCAGAGGAGGAGAAGGAGCAGGCGGTCATGGCCGCGGTGCGGCAGTCGTTCAAGCCGGAGTTCGTCAACCGCCTCGACGACCTCGTCGTGTTCTCGGCCCTCACGCACGAGGAACTCGGCGAGATCGTGAACCTCTCGATCGACCGGCTCACCGCGCGACTGCACGAGCGTCGGCTCGAGCTCGGCGTCACGCCCGACGCGCGGACCTGGCTCTCCGAGCGCGGATACGACCCGCTGTTCGGCGCCCGGCCGCTGCGCCGGCTCATCCAGGCCGAGGTCGCCGATCGGCTCGCCCGGGCACTGCTCGCGGGCGAGATCCGCGACGGCGACGCCGTCGTCGTCGGGCTCGCGGGCGACGGCGAGCACCTGACGGTCACGCGCGCGCCCGCGCCGGGCGACGCACCCGAGGGCGGCGACCACGACGTCATCGATGCGGAGATCGTCGAGGAGTAG
- a CDS encoding type III polyketide synthase: MSPGRNGRVHLRGLSTAVPPTELPQAAVRDVFAAQPGLNRLAQRIITTSFDVSGIERRYTALAELTFDARDEEPVFFDNGSGELLLPGTKARNEIYATEATKLYLEAARRAISATPGVEASDITHVVTVSCTGFYAPGPDYMLVRELGLGPAVQRYHLGFMGCYASLPALRTAAQFCTADADAVVLVVSVELCTLHLRSSNDPDTIVASSLFADGAGAGIVTARPPEDGERSFVLDRFETRITPVGEGDMAWKIGDHGFEMVLSNAVPAIIDDHITGALEPLLAPDADLAEALATDAAGDHVAHWAIHPGGRSILDKVEARLSLSEEQLRPARETLRDFGNMSSATVLFVLRNILDREAAADGDRVAAMAFGPGLTVESALMTVEG, from the coding sequence GTGAGCCCGGGCAGGAACGGGCGGGTGCACCTGCGGGGGTTGTCGACCGCGGTCCCCCCGACCGAGCTCCCGCAGGCCGCGGTCCGCGACGTGTTCGCCGCGCAGCCCGGATTGAACCGCCTCGCGCAGCGGATCATCACGACCTCGTTCGACGTGTCCGGCATCGAGCGGCGGTACACGGCGCTCGCCGAGCTCACCTTCGACGCCCGCGACGAGGAGCCCGTGTTCTTCGACAACGGCAGCGGCGAACTGCTCCTGCCCGGGACCAAGGCGCGCAACGAGATCTACGCGACCGAGGCGACCAAGCTCTACCTCGAGGCGGCGCGGCGCGCCATCTCCGCGACGCCGGGCGTCGAGGCATCCGACATCACGCACGTCGTCACCGTCTCGTGCACCGGGTTCTACGCGCCCGGCCCCGACTACATGCTCGTGCGCGAGCTCGGCCTCGGGCCGGCGGTGCAGCGCTACCACCTCGGATTCATGGGCTGCTACGCATCCCTCCCGGCGCTGCGCACCGCGGCGCAGTTCTGCACGGCGGATGCGGATGCCGTCGTGCTCGTCGTGAGCGTCGAACTCTGCACGCTCCACCTGCGCTCGTCGAACGACCCCGACACGATCGTCGCCTCGTCGCTGTTCGCCGACGGTGCCGGAGCGGGCATCGTGACCGCCCGCCCGCCCGAGGATGGCGAGCGCTCGTTCGTCCTCGACCGGTTCGAGACCCGCATCACGCCCGTCGGCGAGGGCGACATGGCCTGGAAGATCGGCGACCACGGGTTCGAGATGGTGCTCTCGAACGCCGTCCCGGCGATCATCGACGACCACATCACCGGTGCGCTCGAACCGTTGCTCGCCCCGGATGCCGACCTCGCCGAGGCACTCGCGACGGATGCCGCGGGCGACCACGTCGCGCACTGGGCCATCCACCCCGGCGGGCGCAGCATCCTCGACAAGGTCGAGGCGCGCCTGTCCCTGTCGGAGGAGCAGCTGCGGCCCGCGCGCGAGACCCTGCGCGATTTCGGCAACATGTCGAGCGCGACCGTGCTGTTCGTGCTGCGGAACATCCTCGACCGTGAGGCGGCCGCCGACGGCGACCGCGTCGCCGCCATGGCGTTCGGCCCGGGCCTGACCGTCGAGTCCGCGCTCATGACGGTCGAGGGCTGA
- a CDS encoding MFS transporter, whose translation MRPFWNALPTEGRWLLSTVAIQTLGRGLTLPFTIIYLHEVRGFDLALSGALMSVIAITALAVTGPGGSLIDRYGARSVLLVGLAAMIAGCTLLAYATHPAVAAVSLVLMGVNFGVSWPGFNALIATVVDGEIRQQYFGINFALVNLGIGVGGIIGGFFIDVDEPATFTTIFLADAAGQLIPMALLLGPLRHVRTQGGDDDHPDDGDAMSYRAILRRPAILWLTLLTFIAMFIGYGQMEAGFPAFARQVSEVSTQVVGFSFAVNTAVIVLLQFTVLKLISGHRRTRVMQVMALVWIVSWLILGATGLVPDSIAAAIGVLAFMGVFAFGETMLQPTVPAMYNDLASDRNRGRVNAVNAAAFQGGAITGPIAAGLLLGHGWHAGYIATMVVGCVAIIALAIALERRVPATANGVPEPSTPASPSPMPTPTSEPS comes from the coding sequence ATGCGACCCTTCTGGAACGCGCTCCCGACCGAGGGGCGTTGGCTGCTCTCGACGGTCGCGATCCAGACGCTCGGGCGCGGGCTGACGCTGCCGTTCACGATCATCTACCTGCACGAGGTGCGCGGGTTCGACCTCGCGCTCTCGGGTGCGCTCATGAGCGTCATCGCGATCACGGCGCTCGCCGTCACGGGGCCGGGCGGCTCCCTGATCGACCGGTACGGCGCCCGCTCGGTGCTGCTCGTCGGCCTGGCGGCGATGATCGCCGGCTGCACCCTGCTCGCGTACGCGACGCACCCGGCGGTCGCGGCGGTCTCGCTCGTGCTCATGGGCGTCAACTTCGGCGTCTCGTGGCCGGGCTTCAACGCGCTCATCGCCACGGTCGTCGACGGCGAGATCCGACAGCAGTACTTCGGCATCAACTTCGCGTTGGTGAACCTGGGCATCGGCGTGGGCGGCATCATCGGCGGCTTCTTCATCGACGTCGACGAACCGGCGACGTTCACGACGATCTTCCTGGCCGACGCCGCCGGCCAGCTCATCCCGATGGCCCTGCTGCTCGGTCCGCTCCGACACGTCCGCACGCAGGGCGGCGACGACGACCACCCCGACGACGGCGACGCGATGAGCTACCGGGCGATCCTCCGCCGCCCGGCGATCCTCTGGCTCACGCTGCTCACGTTCATCGCGATGTTCATCGGCTACGGCCAGATGGAGGCGGGCTTCCCCGCCTTCGCCCGGCAGGTGTCCGAGGTGTCCACGCAGGTCGTGGGCTTCTCGTTCGCGGTCAACACCGCGGTGATCGTGCTCCTCCAGTTCACCGTGCTGAAGCTCATCTCCGGGCACCGGCGCACGCGCGTGATGCAGGTCATGGCACTCGTGTGGATCGTCTCGTGGCTGATCCTCGGCGCGACCGGGCTGGTCCCCGACTCGATCGCCGCGGCGATCGGCGTGCTCGCGTTCATGGGCGTCTTCGCCTTCGGCGAGACGATGCTCCAGCCGACCGTGCCCGCGATGTACAACGACCTCGCGAGCGACCGGAACCGCGGCCGCGTCAACGCGGTGAACGCGGCCGCGTTCCAGGGCGGCGCGATCACCGGGCCGATCGCCGCCGGTCTGCTGCTCGGGCACGGGTGGCACGCGGGCTACATCGCGACGATGGTCGTCGGATGCGTGGCGATCATCGCGCTCGCGATCGCGCTCGAGCGCCGGGTCCCGGCGACGGCGAACGGCGTCCCGGAACCATCGACGCCGGCGTCGCCGTCCCCGATGCCGACGCCGACGTCCGAGCCGTCCTGA
- a CDS encoding SulP family inorganic anion transporter: protein MTEPEPPRRFARAREALGKVPGGRRVRRLFRRETLGKDAVAGVVLGVESVPDGLASGLLAGVNPIAGLYGYLFGMLGAAFFTSSSFMAVQATGAMALVVADTDLSARPDPDRALFTLAVLTGVVMIVAGVLKGGRLLRFVPTSVMTGFVTAVGVNIVLGQLSNLTGYESDAANRVTRAFDLIVNIWRIDLPTTLVGVVTLALIVWLTRTRLASFGLVVAVLVGSVLAWASTAWLGWPVAVVSDIADVPNGLPLPVLPSLDDVAYLAIPAISLAFVGLIQGAAVSSGIPNLDGRPADASRDFIGQGVGNVVAGLFRGMPVGGSMSASALIAAAGARTRLALVFASGVMAAVILFASGVVAYVAMPSLAALLIVVGIGAIKPAKILSVMKTGVLQTTVMAVTFALTLVVPLQFAVLVGVGMGIILYVVQQSNQVRVRRAIVMPDGRVKETDPGPTVPAGEVMVLQPYGSLFFASAPVFESRLPVVEDTSRGTVVIIRLRGIDELGISLVEVLRRYAADLDALGSQLRLVVSSERIVSQLRSGGVTAIIGESSVYRGTEWLGETLRQAHDDALEWVEERRENG, encoded by the coding sequence ATGACCGAACCAGAGCCTCCGCGGCGGTTCGCACGGGCACGCGAGGCACTCGGCAAGGTGCCGGGGGGTCGTCGGGTGCGGCGGCTGTTCCGACGCGAGACGCTGGGCAAGGACGCGGTCGCCGGCGTCGTGCTCGGCGTCGAGAGCGTGCCCGACGGGCTCGCGAGCGGACTGCTCGCCGGCGTCAACCCGATCGCCGGCCTCTACGGGTACCTCTTCGGCATGCTCGGCGCCGCGTTCTTCACGAGCAGCTCGTTCATGGCGGTGCAGGCGACCGGCGCCATGGCCCTCGTCGTCGCCGACACCGACCTCTCGGCCCGCCCGGACCCCGACCGAGCGCTCTTCACGCTCGCCGTCCTGACCGGGGTCGTCATGATCGTGGCCGGGGTGCTCAAGGGCGGGCGGCTCCTGCGCTTCGTGCCCACATCGGTCATGACCGGGTTCGTGACCGCGGTCGGGGTCAACATCGTGCTCGGCCAGCTCTCCAACCTGACGGGGTACGAGAGCGACGCCGCCAACCGGGTCACCCGCGCGTTCGACCTGATCGTGAACATCTGGCGGATCGATCTTCCGACGACGCTCGTCGGGGTCGTGACGCTGGCCCTCATCGTCTGGCTGACGCGCACCCGGCTGGCGTCCTTCGGCCTGGTCGTCGCCGTGCTCGTCGGGTCGGTGCTCGCATGGGCGAGCACGGCCTGGCTGGGATGGCCGGTTGCGGTGGTGAGCGACATCGCCGACGTCCCGAACGGACTTCCGCTGCCGGTGCTCCCGAGCCTCGACGACGTCGCGTACCTCGCCATCCCGGCCATCTCGCTCGCCTTCGTCGGCCTCATCCAGGGGGCGGCGGTCTCCTCCGGCATCCCGAACCTCGACGGCCGTCCGGCCGACGCGTCGCGCGACTTCATCGGCCAGGGCGTCGGCAACGTCGTCGCCGGACTCTTCCGGGGAATGCCGGTCGGCGGATCGATGTCGGCCTCGGCGCTCATCGCCGCCGCCGGAGCGAGGACCAGGCTCGCGCTGGTCTTCGCGAGCGGCGTCATGGCGGCGGTGATCCTGTTCGCGTCGGGCGTGGTCGCCTACGTCGCGATGCCGTCGTTGGCCGCGCTCCTGATCGTCGTGGGCATCGGCGCGATCAAGCCCGCCAAGATCCTCTCGGTCATGAAGACCGGCGTCCTCCAGACGACGGTGATGGCGGTCACCTTCGCCCTCACCCTGGTCGTCCCGCTGCAGTTCGCGGTGCTCGTCGGCGTCGGCATGGGGATCATCCTCTACGTCGTGCAGCAGTCCAACCAGGTCCGGGTCCGTCGCGCGATCGTCATGCCCGACGGCCGCGTGAAGGAGACCGATCCCGGCCCGACCGTGCCGGCCGGAGAGGTCATGGTGCTGCAGCCGTACGGGAGCCTGTTCTTCGCAAGCGCCCCGGTGTTCGAGTCCAGGCTGCCCGTCGTCGAGGACACCTCTCGGGGGACGGTCGTCATCATCAGGCTCCGCGGGATCGACGAGCTCGGAATCTCGCTCGTCGAAGTGCTCCGCAGGTATGCCGCAGACCTCGATGCGCTCGGCTCGCAGCTCAGGCTCGTGGTCTCGAGCGAACGGATCGTCTCCCAGCTCCGCAGTGGCGGGGTCACCGCGATCATCGGCGAGTCCTCCGTCTACCGTGGCACCGAGTGGCTCGGCGAGACCCTCCGCCAGGCGCACGATGACGCCCTCGAGTGGGTCGAGGAGCGACGCGAGAACGGTTGA
- a CDS encoding nitroreductase family deazaflavin-dependent oxidoreductase, producing the protein MPLHGDYAPSTSKWARDQAETYEATGGREANSLRGRPVIVLTTVGAKTGKLRKTALMRVEHDGEYAVVASRGGEPEHPAWYFNLKEQPLVELQDRHGKGDYLAREVSGAEKELWWSRATEVWPDYDDYQAKTDREIPIFVLTPVG; encoded by the coding sequence ATGCCGCTGCACGGCGACTACGCACCCAGCACGTCCAAGTGGGCGCGCGACCAGGCCGAGACCTACGAGGCGACAGGGGGTCGCGAGGCGAACTCGCTGCGCGGCCGGCCCGTCATCGTGCTCACCACGGTCGGCGCGAAGACCGGCAAGCTGCGCAAGACGGCACTCATGCGCGTCGAGCACGACGGCGAATACGCCGTCGTCGCGAGCCGCGGCGGCGAGCCCGAGCACCCCGCCTGGTACTTCAACCTGAAGGAACAGCCGCTGGTCGAGCTCCAGGACCGCCACGGCAAGGGCGACTACCTCGCACGCGAGGTGAGCGGCGCCGAGAAGGAGCTGTGGTGGTCGCGTGCGACCGAGGTCTGGCCCGACTACGACGACTACCAGGCGAAGACCGACCGCGAGATCCCGATCTTCGTGCTCACCCCGGTCGGCTGA
- a CDS encoding FAD-dependent oxidoreductase produces the protein MTGSGDRTMHDVVVVGGGAVGLLLGCLLARRGLRAVVVERRSHAAPAGTSSRAIGIHPPGLRALAAAGVGDEVRRRAVVIRDGRVTCDGRTLGSLRFPKSGRVHSLPQREVEALLEARLAGARTVDLRRGLEVHGITDRGTHLIVHADGNDGAVDLAARYAVGADGVRSGIRSLMGAEWRPHGGRANYVMCDTRDDTGEPETALLHFEPSGVVESFPMPGGRRRWVARVRREPVDLDVAAVATVVASRTGAAFDADAASEPTAFEASQHVAYPIAAGRVALAGDAAHEISPIGGQGMNLGWSDAVHLDRELAAALAASAPVDVFGAYDRARRAAASRAVRQAAFNMRMGAPASGLPLRARNAAVRVLGLPGMRGVLARTFTMRWL, from the coding sequence ATGACCGGGTCGGGCGATCGCACGATGCACGACGTCGTCGTCGTGGGCGGCGGAGCGGTCGGGCTGCTGCTCGGCTGCCTGCTCGCCCGGCGGGGCCTGCGCGCCGTCGTGGTCGAACGGCGCAGCCATGCCGCGCCGGCCGGCACGTCGTCGCGAGCCATCGGCATCCACCCGCCGGGGTTGCGGGCACTCGCCGCGGCGGGCGTCGGCGACGAGGTGCGCCGACGGGCGGTCGTCATCCGCGACGGCCGCGTGACGTGCGACGGACGGACGCTCGGCTCCCTCCGGTTCCCGAAGTCCGGCCGCGTCCACTCGCTCCCGCAGCGGGAGGTCGAGGCGCTCCTGGAGGCCCGGCTCGCCGGGGCGCGGACGGTCGACCTCCGGCGGGGCCTCGAGGTCCACGGCATCACCGACCGCGGAACGCACCTGATCGTGCACGCGGACGGGAACGACGGCGCCGTCGACCTCGCGGCGCGCTACGCGGTCGGGGCCGACGGCGTGCGCAGCGGCATCCGCTCGCTCATGGGCGCGGAATGGCGACCGCACGGCGGGCGGGCGAACTACGTCATGTGCGACACGCGCGACGACACCGGGGAGCCCGAGACCGCCCTGCTGCACTTCGAACCGTCGGGCGTCGTGGAGTCGTTCCCGATGCCGGGCGGCCGGCGCCGGTGGGTGGCGCGCGTGCGCCGCGAACCGGTCGACCTCGACGTGGCCGCGGTCGCCACGGTCGTCGCATCGCGGACGGGCGCCGCCTTCGACGCGGATGCCGCGTCGGAACCCACGGCGTTCGAGGCGTCGCAGCACGTCGCGTACCCGATCGCGGCGGGTCGGGTCGCGCTCGCCGGCGATGCCGCGCACGAGATCAGCCCCATCGGGGGCCAGGGCATGAACCTCGGCTGGAGCGATGCCGTGCACCTCGACCGCGAACTGGCCGCTGCGCTCGCCGCCTCGGCACCGGTCGACGTGTTCGGCGCCTACGATCGCGCGCGGCGCGCGGCCGCGTCGCGAGCCGTCAGGCAGGCCGCGTTCAACATGCGCATGGGTGCGCCGGCGAGCGGCCTGCCGCTGCGGGCGCGGAACGCCGCCGTGCGCGTGCTCGGACTGCCGGGGATGCGCGGCGTGCTCGCCCGGACGTTCACGATGCGCTGGCTCTGA
- a CDS encoding AI-2E family transporter, with amino-acid sequence MNVAAPPVPSGPSARGAVVTIAVLLVLAALWFARDLVAPLALALVLVVIVHPMRHPLERRGWPRWAATTAVVAVVYLILAVLAGLLVFAGVEFAELVVEVFPDLRVAVASVADWLVAIGLGDRVAEATASALDPAVLLGVAQGLGGWLLAFLTAAFFVLAYVIFMAADASRYGRAEHAFGPGIRPRLDRLRALNSGIRRYYVVNASFGAVVAIVDGFALWALGIPVPAVWAILAFVTNFIPNIGFVLGLVPPAVLAFVVGGVPLLLAVIAVYSVVNVVLQVLVQPKFVSDAVDLSLTLSFVSVVFWTFVIGPLGAILSIPLTLVAREVLLGPERSWLRWLSGNAAVHSPGPTPEVPPAASPEPEPEPEAEPSPAEEDR; translated from the coding sequence GTGAACGTCGCGGCGCCCCCCGTCCCGTCCGGCCCGAGCGCGCGCGGGGCGGTGGTCACGATCGCCGTGCTGCTCGTGCTCGCGGCGCTCTGGTTCGCACGGGACCTCGTGGCGCCGCTCGCGCTCGCGCTCGTGCTGGTGGTCATCGTGCACCCGATGCGGCATCCGCTCGAGCGGCGCGGCTGGCCGCGCTGGGCCGCGACGACCGCGGTGGTGGCCGTCGTGTACCTGATCCTCGCCGTGCTCGCCGGGCTGCTCGTCTTCGCCGGGGTCGAGTTCGCCGAGCTCGTGGTCGAGGTGTTCCCCGACCTGCGGGTGGCCGTGGCATCCGTCGCCGACTGGCTCGTCGCGATCGGCCTCGGCGACCGGGTCGCCGAGGCGACCGCGAGCGCACTCGACCCGGCGGTGCTGCTGGGCGTCGCGCAGGGGCTCGGGGGGTGGCTGCTCGCGTTCCTGACCGCGGCGTTCTTCGTGCTGGCGTACGTGATCTTCATGGCAGCGGATGCCTCGCGCTACGGTCGTGCCGAGCACGCGTTCGGCCCAGGCATCCGCCCCCGCCTGGATCGGCTCCGCGCCCTGAACTCCGGCATCCGCCGGTACTACGTCGTCAACGCCTCGTTCGGTGCGGTCGTCGCGATCGTGGACGGGTTCGCGCTGTGGGCGCTCGGAATCCCGGTGCCCGCCGTGTGGGCGATCCTCGCGTTCGTGACGAACTTCATCCCGAACATCGGCTTCGTGCTCGGGCTCGTGCCGCCCGCCGTCCTCGCGTTCGTCGTCGGCGGGGTGCCGCTGCTGCTCGCCGTGATCGCCGTGTACAGCGTCGTGAACGTCGTGCTGCAGGTGCTCGTGCAGCCCAAGTTCGTCAGCGACGCCGTCGACCTCTCGCTCACCCTGAGCTTCGTGTCGGTCGTGTTCTGGACCTTCGTCATCGGGCCGCTCGGCGCGATCCTCTCGATTCCGCTCACGCTCGTGGCGCGCGAGGTGCTGCTCGGGCCCGAGCGGTCGTGGCTGCGCTGGCTGTCGGGCAACGCCGCCGTGCATTCGCCCGGGCCGACGCCCGAAGTCCCGCCCGCGGCCTCGCCCGAGCCTGAACCCGAGCCCGAGGCCGAGCCCTCGCCGGCCGAGGAGGATCGATGA
- a CDS encoding methyltransferase, whose protein sequence is MSRADAALRGGLREPGLLRALAGLGERDRRSRERMDDPAADPVMLERTYRRFALVNRVVSRPAAVYEEWVRPRLSATHRARMLDIGAGGGDLPIRILQLARRDGLPLEVVAIDPDERAVRACSRFDDPAFRPRIATSADLVAEGEAFDVVWSNHVLHHLTAPELGALLADTERLVAPGGIGVHGDIERGRGAYLGFWAATLPFAWNVLSGSYIRPDGLTSIRRSHTAPELARVLPEGWRVKRGFPSRLELVWGSEILR, encoded by the coding sequence ATGTCGCGAGCCGACGCCGCGCTGAGGGGAGGGCTGCGCGAACCCGGGCTGCTCCGGGCCCTCGCGGGCCTCGGCGAACGGGACCGGCGGTCGCGTGAGCGCATGGACGACCCCGCGGCCGATCCCGTGATGCTCGAACGCACCTACCGCAGGTTCGCCCTCGTCAACCGGGTCGTCTCCCGGCCGGCGGCGGTCTACGAGGAATGGGTCCGGCCGAGGCTGTCGGCGACGCATCGGGCGCGCATGCTCGACATCGGAGCGGGCGGCGGCGACCTCCCGATCCGGATCCTGCAGCTCGCCCGGCGCGACGGACTGCCGCTCGAGGTCGTCGCCATCGACCCCGACGAGCGGGCCGTGCGCGCGTGCTCCCGCTTCGACGACCCCGCGTTCCGTCCGCGGATCGCGACCTCCGCCGACCTCGTGGCCGAGGGCGAGGCGTTCGACGTGGTCTGGTCGAACCACGTGCTCCACCACCTCACCGCACCCGAGCTGGGCGCCCTGCTCGCCGACACCGAGCGACTCGTCGCACCGGGCGGCATCGGCGTGCACGGCGACATCGAGCGCGGGCGCGGCGCGTACCTCGGATTCTGGGCGGCGACGCTGCCCTTCGCGTGGAACGTGCTCTCCGGCTCGTACATCCGGCCCGACGGGCTCACCTCGATCCGGAGGAGCCACACGGCCCCCGAACTGGCACGCGTCCTCCCCGAGGGATGGCGGGTCAAGCGGGGGTTCCCGTCGCGCCTCGAACTGGTCTGGGGGAGCGAGATCCTCCGATGA